A single window of Zea mays cultivar B73 chromosome 10, Zm-B73-REFERENCE-NAM-5.0, whole genome shotgun sequence DNA harbors:
- the LOC100276813 gene encoding uncharacterized protein isoform X1, with protein sequence MSDAYRKAKPGRLVFKGGEAASIHKPKKHKKNKKPASDALADGDIEAAAAAAEGAEGGGGAGSGTGDDYTIDAAKKMKYEELFPVESKKFGYDPDNAARAAARNRTVEEALDDRVRKKADRYCK encoded by the coding sequence ATGTCGGACGCGTATAGGAAAGCCAAGCCCGGCCGCCTCGTCTTCAAGGGCGGCGAAGCCGCCTCCATCCACAAGCCAAAgaagcacaagaagaataagaagccCGCGTCGGACGCCCTCGCCGACGGCGACATCGAGGCCGCAGCCGCGGCCGCGGAGGGTGCTGAAGGCGGCGGAGGTGCCGGCAGCGGCACTGGCGACGACTACACCATCGACGCGGCGAAGAAGATGAAGTACGAGGAACTCTTCCCTGTGGAGTCGAAGAAGTTCGGGTATGACCCCGACAACGCCGCCCGCGCTGCCGCCCGGAACCGCACcgtcgaggaagccctcgacgACCGCGTCCGCAAGAAGGCCGACCGCTACTGCAAATGA
- the LOC103641976 gene encoding uncharacterized protein: protein MCRMDPNSSYRLAVRVGAYVKLTDDDGREYCKACNIQKILDRDSTNWNDLLLEIATEIKLGSKQKLRVTYWDNISRSYEEIASDQKLLHAIDMYWDIRRLSVQVGVIGKDDKDHIRDIGRLESMPCVLQGSSDAPANQTIAQPSLETDSSLVEPPVHQITEVAWVDDDLEYVGLNDEDLISDSSEFEPDSDVDYAGSEDELVVQDALGCETIIHVTDLENPKIEVGVTFGDGDTFKKAIRQYAIKGEYEIAAPYSEATRYRGYCKAEQCKWRIHASQLQDGRTWEIKKMPFEHTCQSTGKVEKNCMATNHWVKDRVLDWLAKDNKIGAKELKKRLEEQYHLKLSYWVVWDGRKKALEQLKGKWDDSFECIFSFKTEVEKTNPGSLVDIEYEKVGKKMRFIRMFVALKSCVDGFLNGCRPFLGVDSTHLTGKWKGQLASATAIDGNNWMFPVCHGVFGSETTDNWEWFFSRLHQAIGSPPGLVISTDAGKGIDSAVTKVFKNGVEHRECMRHLVANFQKRFRGEVFEKHLWPACRAYQKHRFEEHYNLMYEACPEAMKWIHNTHNHLWTRHFQKRLLEFEASIEPVTCAALSPVGFLEKGKAKKLKVVRSKKE, encoded by the exons ATGTGTAGGATGGATCCTAATTCGTCCTACAGGCTTGCTGTTCGAGTAGGCGCTTATGTCAAATTAACTGATGATGATGGTCGTGAATATTGTAAGGCATGCAACATTCAAAAGATTTTAGACAGGGATAGCACAAACTGGAATGATTTGCTTCTTGAAATTGCTACAGAAATTAAGTTAGGCTCAAAACAAAAGTTGCGTGTCACCTATTGGGATAATATTAGTCGTAGCTATGAAGAGATTGCTTCTGACCAAAAATTGCTTCATGCAATTGACATGTATTGGGATATAAGGAGGCTTTCAGTGCAAGTGGGTGTTATAGGGAAAGATGATAAGGATCACATACGTGATATTGGCCGGCTGGAGAGCATGCCTTGTGTTTTGCAGGGAAGTAGTGATGCCCCAGCCAACCAAACTATTGCACAACCTTCACTTGAAACTGACTCATCTCTTGTAGAGCCACCAGTTCATCAAATTACGGAAGTGGCTTGGGTGGATGATGACCTAGAGTACGTTGGTCTGAATGATGAGGATCTAATTTCTGATTCATCGGAGTTTGAACCAGATAGTGATGTAGACTATGCTGGTTCAGAGGATGAATTAGTTGTTCAGGATGCATTGGGTTGTGAGACAATTATCCATGTAACTGACTTGGAGAATCCGAAAATAGAAGTTGGTGTAACTTTTGGGGATGGTGATACTTTCAAGAAAGCTATTAGGCAATATGCAATAAAAGGTGAATATGAAATTGCAGCTCCATATTCTGAGGCAACAAGGTATAGAGGCTATTGCAAAGCTGAACAGTGCAAGTGGCGTATACATGCTTCACAATTGCAGGATGGAAGGACTTGGGAG ATAAAGAAGATGCCTTTTGAACACACTTGTCAAAGCACAGGGAAAGTTGAGAAGAACTGCATGGCAACAAATCATTGGGTCAAGGATCGAGTTCTAGATTGGCTTGCAAAGGACAATAAGATTGGAGCTAAAGAATTAAAGAAAAGGCTAGAGGAGCAGTATCATCTGAAATTGTCATACTGGGTAGTTTGGGATGGAAGAAAGAAGGCTTTGGAGCAACTCAAAGGGAAGTGGGATGATAGTTTTGAGTGTATTTTCAGTTTCAAGACAGAGGTGGAGAAGACCAATCCAGGCAGTTTGGTAGACATTGAATATGAGAAAGTTGGGAAGAAAATGAGGTTTATTAGAATGTTTGTTGCGCTAAAGTCATGTGTGGATGGATTTTTAAATGGTTGCAGGCCTTTCCTTGGTGTGGACTCTACTCATTTGACTGGGAAATGGAAGGGTCAACTTGCATCTGCTACTGCTATTGATGGGAACAATTGGATGTTTCCAGTGTGTCATGGTGTGTTTGGATCAGAGACAACTGACAATTGGGAATGGTTTTTTAGTAGGCTTCATCAAGCAATTGGATCACCTCCAGGCCTAGTGATCTCAACTGATGCAGGCAAAGGAATTGATTCAGCTGTTACTAAAGTGTTCAAAAATGGGGTTGAGCATAGAGAGTGCATGAGACACTTAGTTGCAAACTTCCAAAAGCGATTTCGAGGTGAAGTCTTTGAgaagcacttgtggccagcatgtAGAGCTTATCAAAAACACAGGTTTGAAGAGCACTACAATCTAATGTATGAAGCATGTCCTGAAGCCATGAAGTGGATACATAATACTCATAATCACCTGTGGACACGACACTTCCAAAAAAGGTTGCTGGAATTTGAAGCCTCCATAGAGCCTGTTACCTGTGCAGCACTATCTCCTGTAGGCTTCTTGGAGAAGGGAAAGGCAAAGAAGTTGAAGGTTGTCAGGTCTAAGAAAGAGTAG
- the LOC103641973 gene encoding LOW QUALITY PROTEIN: putative deoxyribonuclease TATDN1 (The sequence of the model RefSeq protein was modified relative to this genomic sequence to represent the inferred CDS: inserted 1 base in 1 codon), translating to MFLRFCGSVRHFGRDIIMPNLKSSVTTTASAVEYMDEVLKVLPLGEAKNEDSRTLQFNYGSFKHKSTNCIPLLPFSLPAVRSRAPNPLPSYFSPHSLPSSRKKTLAILHEFQVLQVVAVCECGLDYDRLQFCPTDMQKKYFEKQFELAEAVKLPXFLHMCAAGEDFYEIMTQNLHRFPGGVTHSFTDSTEDQDRLLSFEKMFIGVNGSSLKTNRNLEVLRGIPVERLMMETYSPYCDIINTHAGSQYVKSVWPSKKKEKYEPDSTVKGRNEPCLVRQVLEVVARSKEISDIEGLSRTLYHNTCRLFFPQDLDASANAQLESGTAVQDC from the exons ATGTTTCTGAGGTTTTGTGGCAGTGTGAGGCATTTTGGGAGGGACATCATCATGCCCAACTTGAAGTCGTCCGTGACCACAACAGCGAGCGCGGTGGAGTACATGGATGAAGTATTGAAGGTGTTGCCGCTAG GTGAGGCCAAGAATGAGGATTCACGAACACTGCAATTCAATTATGGTTCATTCAAACATAAG AGCACTAACTGCATTCCCCTTCTCCCCTTCTCCCTTCCTGCTGTGCGAAGCCGTGCCCCAAACCCTCTACCATCTTATTTCAGTCCCCACTCTCTACCATCTTCCAGGAAAAAAACACTAGCAATCTTACATGAGTTCCAAGTTTTGCAGGTCGTTGCTGTTTGTGAATGTGGTTTGGATTATGACAGACTTCAGTTCTGTCCGACAGATATGCAAAAAAA GTACTTTGAGAAACAATTTGAGTTGGCTGAAGCAGTAAAGCTGC ATTTTCTTCACATGTGTGCTGCTGGTGAAGACTTCTATGAAATCATGACACAAAATTTGCACAG ATTCCCTGGTGGGGTTACACATTCCTTCACTGACTCAACAGAAGATCAGGATAGGCTACTTTCTTTTGAGAAGATGTTTATCG GTGTTAATGGTTCCTCTCTGAAAACTAACCGAAATCTTGAGGTTCTACGAGGCATTCCTGTCGAGAGGTTGATGATGGAAACATATTCTCCATATTGTGACATAATAAATACTCATGCTGGAAGCCAGTATGTAAAATCTGTCTGGCCAtccaagaagaaagaaaagtatgAGCCAGATTCAACAGTAAAAGGTCGCAATGAGCCTTGTTTAGTCAG GCAAGTTCTTGAGGTAGTGGCTAGAAGCAAAGAAATTTCTGACATAGAAGGCCTGAGTAGAACTCTGTACCACAACACATGCAG